The Candidatus Desulfovibrio trichonymphae region GTGCAAAGCAAAGGAAATAATGAAAGAAGTTAAAACTGCGGTTAAGAAGGCGAAATTAACAAATTTGTAGAAGAATTTTACTACTACAAGCCATCTCATAATCAAAATGTTTAATCTCTATAAAAATTCCAGACTTTTCTGTTTGTTTCCTTCATCAAGAAAAAAGGTTCACGGCTTAAAAACCCTTGTTTTCAGCTTTCACCCGACAAAATTGACCAATGTCGAGCAATCGTTGCGGGCATAATGCCTCACAGCCCTGTCTAAGTCCAGCCCACCCGTAAGGACTAGGGCGGACCTGCCGCGTACTCTTTCTCTGGCGGCGGAAAGGGCAAAGGCATGGTATCGCCATCCCCAAATGGACATGATGAGGCGGGTGTCTCAAGGCATACACGGCGTTCACACCTCCCCGGTCACCTTCCCCAAAAAATCGGGAAAGCAGGGGAAATGAGGCCCGGCACTGGAAACAACATGCTTAAAATACATGCTGGCTGGGCTTAGCTCGGATGGGTGCCGAAGACGAGCCAACGCGGAACTTAGTTTGCCCGCAGATTACAGCCCCTACAGACATACATAGACAAAAAGCCTATCTGGTTGCCATAGTTATGGACCTTTTTCATTAACCTGCTTGAAGCATAATGGATTTGCCTTGTGCCAGCCAAGTAGCCATCAAGTAAAAAACTTGCAGCAGGATTACTTGCTCAAGATTATGATTTATCCGTGCCCGCCCCACCAAGGCATGTATTTCATACTAGTTAGGCGAGGCATCCCGTTCATAGAGGATAACTATGGCCCCATGCAGGAGCCATAGACGGTGTTATCTAAGGCAGGAAACCCCTGCTGCCTGCCCAACTTTGCAAATATCTATGGGAAATAGCTATATCAATTCACATCATTGTCAAGGCTACCGCTTGCGCCAGAGCCCTTTCCATTGCCATGCCCCCAAGCCAGCGCAAATTTCCTAAATTTGCCTGCAACCCACCGTCAGCATCCTGTTGATATGCCGTCAACACACGCAAGAACTCTATAGTCTCGCGATAATATAACGCTACAACAGCATAGCATACATCAGCATATTTTGTGCATCCGACAGCACATATTAGCATACTCTATGCTTTGCGTTTCTAGGATTGCTTTTCAATACCGGCCCATAACACACAGAGAAGCTGCCAGATTGATGGGCTTCCCTGATGATTTCCAATTTACCGGAACTAAAATTGAAATAGCCAAGCAGATAGGTAATGCCGTACCTCCGCCGTTGGCCAGAGCCGTGGCGCGGCATGTACGCAAATTGCTTGATTCATGGAGCGGATTACGTCTTTCTGTGCCGAACATCATGGCAGATATTGCAAAGCGTGACCAAGTTGCTCTCGGTGTTTGAACCGCCATCGGCGTGAGCTGTTATGTGGTGGGCTTCCAAGTAGTGGGCTTCCAAATGGCGCGAATCTGACGAGTTCCATTGATCGTGCGTCCATCCGCAATCTTTACAGATATAATGATCCCGCACCAATACAGCACGGCGCACAGCATCAGGAATTTGCCTGTCATGTTCCGACGCTTGTGGCGCTTGTCTATCTTCTTCCAAGACATAAATGCCTACAGGCAGATCCGGTCGGCCGTTGGTATGCGTTACGATGGGCCAGCCCATTTCCGTCATTCAGTCTGATTACCGGCCACATATCGCAATTCTTCTCCGGTGATTTCCTGGCCGACGTTTTGGCGAAGGAATTTTAGAATTTTATCACGCATGCCCATACGCTCTTTTCGTATCCCGTTGGCGAGATTCCAACGGAAAGCGGCATCCCGATCTTCTTTATCGGACAGCAAAATGTATTGATCCAGTTTGATGCGTGGATGATCCTCGCCGAACAGAGCGGAAATATCCTCTTGATCCATATTTTTAACTGTAACACCACATTGAACTCTCAATTCTCTGATACGTCTTGCATATTCTGAAATCCCGGCTACGACCATCAATTCTTCGCCAGTAATGATTAAGTCCGGGATATTTTCTCAAATAAGCGAGAATACGGCTCTGCGCACTGTTACCGTCTGATCCTTGGATTAATGAGCTGCCAATATTTTGCAATAAATCGATAGCAGGAACAAGTTGCAGTACTTGTTCCCGTAATTCACTACTTTTCAAATGTTCTTCAAAATTTTCAAGAAGCTCAATAAGCTGTAAGCGGTATTTCTCCGGATTTCCCGGCCTCGGATGCTTTGCCATTATGATAGGCTCGCAGTATCGTGCAAAAATGTCGACAGTCGTTGTTTCAATATTGCTGTATCCTTCATTTCACACTGCCAAATTATCAGACAACGATAGCCTAACTTCGCCAAATCGGCAAGGTTTTGAGCGTCACGCTCTTTGTTGCTGCTTATTTTTGTACGCCAGAAATCCGCTCTGGTTGTTGGGATTGTCGCCCGCTTGCACCCTTCATGCCCATGCCAAAAACAACCATGTACAAAGATAAGGCTTTTATAGCGCGGCAACACGATGTCCGGGCTACCAGGGAGCTTTTTCACATGCAGTCGAAATCGAAATCCCATCCCATGCAATACACTGCGCACCAGTTTTTCAGGCTTGGTGTTTTTGCCTTTGATGTTGGCCATATTGCGGCTGCGTGTTTCCCTGCTTATTTTGTCCATATGATAAAAATAATCCACCTCTGGTCGATTGCCAACAGCTTTCTGCGCCGAGAAAAATAAAGCACAAACCGTTGAGGGCTTTCCTTGGGTCTTGAGTTTTTTTCTTGCGCGTTGAGCCTTGGCGAAGAAGCTACCCCGTAGGGCAGGATAGGAAACGGCCATAAAAGTGGGCATGTTTCCTCTGTCCTGTCCTCTCAATCCAACATATATAGCAGCATTGGGAAATATTCATAGAAACGCACAAGCATGGAGAATGTTAAGATGCGTTAGCGGATGCACAAAATATGCGAGTAAATTTTATTATTTTGTATCGCTCTATTATCGCGATACTATAAGATGATAAAATATGCTTGCTGTATATCAATACATGCTAATGCGTGTTGCAGGCAGATACAAAAAATTTATTCCTGAATTAGGCTGCCCGTCCTGATGGGTTCATAAAAAAGGGCAGAACATTACGGAATATATGCCGTAATTCCTGCCTTGCTGTTTTCAAGTGCGCCTATTTGCTTGGCTGGTTAAAAAATGTTGGGCTGAGCAATAATATTCATATCATTTCTCCTTGTTGTTACGGTTGCCAAGAGTTTGTACCAAAGCCGCGATGTCCTCCGCTCTCCAAGCGGTGGTGCGCAGGCCGAGTTTGACCGGTTCAGGGTAGCGACCTGTTTTGCATCCTTCCCACCATGAGCTTTTGCTGATGGGGAGAATGTCCAGGATTTGCCGCAAGCGGAGAAAACCGGTC contains the following coding sequences:
- a CDS encoding HNH endonuclease is translated as MTEMGWPIVTHTNGRPDLPVGIYVLEEDRQAPQASEHDRQIPDAVRRAVLVRDHYICKDCGWTHDQWNSSDSRHLEAHYLEAHHITAHADGGSNTESNLVTLCNICHDVRHRKT
- a CDS encoding very short patch repair endonuclease — encoded protein: MPTFMAVSYPALRGSFFAKAQRARKKLKTQGKPSTVCALFFSAQKAVGNRPEVDYFYHMDKISRETRSRNMANIKGKNTKPEKLVRSVLHGMGFRFRLHVKKLPGSPDIVLPRYKSLIFVHGCFWHGHEGCKRATIPTTRADFWRTKISSNKERDAQNLADLAKLGYRCLIIWQCEMKDTAILKQRLSTFLHDTASLS
- a CDS encoding DNA cytosine methyltransferase codes for the protein MLCVSRIAFQYRPITHREAARLMGFPDDFQFTGTKIEIAKQIGNAVPPPLARAVARHVRKLLDSWSGLRLSVPNIMADIAKRDQVALGV
- a CDS encoding helix-turn-helix transcriptional regulator: MSTVIPATGFLRLRQILDILPISKSSWWEGCKTGRYPEPVKLGLRTTAWRAEDIAALVQTLGNRNNKEK